The genomic window TTCTCCAGAATACCAGACCATTCTGGCTTGAGCAACTTGATGTGGGCGCCCAGAGGTCCCAGTGGCTTGCTGCCAAAACCCGAATCTGCTGCAACAGCTTTCACCAGCTGTATAATATCGCGATCAAACCCATCATAGATGGATCCCGTACTCTTCTCAAGCTCCCTCACCCCTTGTTCCGCAGCCACAATGTCCTTGCGCTTTTGCTCTTTAAGCTGCTGATGTCTCTTCACGGCATGCTCAATTTCTGCAATCTTGGATTGCAAGCTAGGAAGTTGTTGAGTGCAGTCCTCAATCTGGTCATTCAGCTCTGCCTCACGGGCTTGTGCTCTCTTATGCTCCGCTTCCTTTTCAACCCTAGCAAACCCGGACGACGCAACGAGTTTTGCTTCCTCTTCCCGAATCCTTGTCTCGTATGTTTCAATGTCAGCTTTGACCGCCTTCAGCCTTGCAAACGCGTCTCGTTCTTCAAGGTGCAGCTCCGTCAAGTCTTTTTTCGCTCCAGTGTAAATGCCCTCTGCAGACGCAATGGATTCCCCAATCGCCCTGTATTCTTCATTCAGTCCGTTCCGTGTTGCCTCTGCACGCTCAAGTTTCTCCGTGATCTCATCCAGTGCTCTTGACAACTCGTCACAGTTCTTTTCCAACTGGATGATCTTTTGCTTCCGTGTTTCCAACTCAGCATTTTGGAGTTCGAGTTCTTGTTCTCTTTCAACAACCTGTGACCAGACGAGTTGATTGCGATAGTGTCGAGCCCTTTCTCGTAGGGTGTTATTCCTTTGCACAGTCTCTGCTAGTCTTTGAGcgtcctccatctccttcttAACGTGGGCAATCTTCTCGCTCAAATCGTCTCTCAGAATGATTGTTCTGTCCAGTGTATCTTGTGACATTTTGTAGTCGTTATCAAGTTGTTCTAACTGGACACCAGAGACAAAATATTTGTATTTCTGAGCCGGGGTAGCAGAGTTGAGAAATTGTCTGGCGTTATCTTGGGAAAGAACAGTTAGTGGGTTTCCCATCTGTAGGGCATACCATTCGGATATCTCGTCCACTTCTTGCTTCTTGGTAGATATAATACGGCCTTGCTCATTTTTTATCTTGAAACCACTGCTTCCAGACTTGGAAAAGTGACGCTCAACAAGAATAGAGTCCCCGTATATATCAGGCTGGTAGGCATCCGACCCAGCATTCTTTATTTTGACAACAAGGCTGCCATGATCTTGACCTTCCTTCACAAATGACTTCAAGCTTCCGCCTCTATTAGTGTCGCTCGCCTTGCCTCCAAGGCAGAGAGTCAGTGCCGTCAGAACTGCGctcttgccgctgccgttTTCACCAACAATGAAGTTGATCAGGGGGCCAAGCTCCACATGTAATCGCTCGTGGCACATGAAGTTATAACAAGTAATGCTCTCGATAATACCACTTTCCGCAGCCATGTTCTGAACAACGTTTGTCGGGCGCCGTCTAAGTTTCTGCGTAGCTTGAAAATCATCTTTGTCTGTATTTTGAAGATGTTTGAAGCCAGCGTCACGCATTATTTCGTACTGCGTTTGGGGCGGGGAGTTGGGTATGTCGGCGCCGTTGtctacatcatcatcgtcttcttcttcttcagagCTTGATCCGTCTTCGCGCGTTGTTGTTCTCGGAGTGCTATCATGGGTGGCTTCAAGAGACATTCGAAGTCTTTTCGTCTGTACAATGTGTATCAGTCCATGAGTCCGCTCCGCGAAAATAACAAATATGTCTCTTACCGTTTGAGAATCATTTGCTAGAGAAGAGCCGCCCTCAGTACTGTCAAGATCTCCACTCATGTCATCACTGTCCACGGCTATTCTCGCACGCTtcaacggcgccatggtgACGACTGTTGTTCCCCACAAAGACTGGGCAAAGATCGCTCACTCAATGATTTTGTGCCGATAGGAATAGAGTCTGCTGTCTTGAAGAGTGGTTGCCAGCGTCGCGTTGCAGTCTGTCACTCTAAATGGTACCATGGGTAGCCGTAAGGTTGACCACAATAAAAGTGATGATCTCAACTGCAGAAGTTGCTGGGGGACGCGACTGGCGCGTCAGATCGCGGGGcaggtactctgtacaatAAGCAATTAACCAGACAGCACGAGTGCATGCACAAAACCCACCAACCAaacacttcaatgtttcttgTTGGAGGGATATTACAGATCCACTCCTTGGCtccaagtttgccaacaCTGAACTTGACTCTGTGTACTGCCTCCGACCAGGTGCATAATAATAGCATCCTAGATCTCAACACGCCACTTGGTCACAGGCGAATGAATAGACTAGAAGCCACTTGCATACCGATGCCAAGTCACTTGTAAAAGTCTACTCAGACGGTTCAAGTAACCACGTGAGGTTATATATCTATTGATTCGCATTTGCGCTGGCAGCACCAAGTATTCTACAACATATCGGCCCCACAAATTTTGCCCGACCAAAACTTTGTCACATCTTGCCTCATGACAAGTTTGACAACTCATGGCCACCTCGGTGCTGCACGATATGTGAGACGTCATGGATGAGCAGTCGTCCTCAGTCCCCCCAGACTTCAACTCTGGCCGCGGACGAATTCCCGAAAATTACGTTGAATATGAtttgtttcttgtccagCAAAAGAAAGGGTGTCGAACGCTACTCCAGGAGCTGGAAATGCTTCGAAAGTCTGCCATCAATATTTGTAACACAGTTACGAAAGACCACATCTGGCAAAGAGATGATTTCCATCTGGAAATGAAATCATCCGAAGGTGTGTCTCCCCCGACATTGCCTAGACTCGTGTATTCTCAATTTTCTAACTCAATTCTGGCTTGATGTTGTAGGCATGACATATTTACATGGCATGACTGACTACGGCGATGCTATTGAGGATGAGTGGCTCATTGTGTACTTGCTACGCCAACTGACCCAATCGTTCCCTGACCTTTGGGTGCACGTTGCTGATGCCGATGGGGAATTTTTATTGATCGAGGCCGCCAATGTGCTGCCAAAATGGATTACTCCTGAGATGGACCAAAATCGGGTGTGGATTCACGACTCCAAGCTTTTAATCATACCACTGTCTTCAGCAGCCGACGCCCAACAAGAAGGGAATACCGCCAACATGACTTTGCGCAACGCGTTCGACTACCTGAGAACCAAGCCTAACGCGCTACTTCATTCTCCTTTGATTGAAGCGGAAGCCTTCTATCGTCTTGAGAAGTATCCCGACTACATACGCCATTCCACACATTACTCCCTAGTCACTATCCCAAGAAAGCTCGCATATATTCTGCACCTGATACCGAAATCTGTTTCAATCGCTGTCGAAATGTTCTATCTTCGAGATGCCGTTACAATGAAGTCAATCTCTTCCGCCTCTGCGCCGCTAGTATTCCCCCCTGAAGACTTTGTTACCACAAGCATTCACTTCACGAGGGTGCTTTTCGCGCAGCTCAAGTCGCAACGCCTGGACCCCCCTCCGAGATGGAGGGCTCTTATTAAAGATCGGTCGGAG from Metarhizium brunneum chromosome 2, complete sequence includes these protein-coding regions:
- the smc6 gene encoding Structural maintenance of chromosomes protein 6 gives rise to the protein MAPLKRARIAVDSDDMSGDLDSTEGGSSLANDSQTTKRLRMSLEATHDSTPRTTTREDGSSSEEEEDDDDVDNGADIPNSPPQTQYEIMRDAGFKHLQNTDKDDFQATQKLRRRPTNVVQNMAAESGIIESITCYNFMCHERLHVELGPLINFIVGENGSGKSAVLTALTLCLGGKASDTNRGGSLKSFVKEGQDHGSLVVKIKNAGSDAYQPDIYGDSILVERHFSKSGSSGFKIKNEQGRIISTKKQEVDEISEWYALQMGNPLTVLSQDNARQFLNSATPAQKYKYFVSGVQLEQLDNDYKMSQDTLDRTIILRDDLSEKIAHVKKEMEDAQRLAETVQRNNTLRERARHYRNQLVWSQVVEREQELELQNAELETRKQKIIQLEKNCDELSRALDEITEKLERAEATRNGLNEEYRAIGESIASAEGIYTGAKKDLTELHLEERDAFARLKAVKADIETYETRIREEEAKLVASSGFARVEKEAEHKRAQAREAELNDQIEDCTQQLPSLQSKIAEIEHAVKRHQQLKEQKRKDIVAAEQGVRELEKSTGSIYDGFDRDIIQLVKAVAADSGFGSKPLGPLGAHIKLLKPEWSGILEKTLGDALNAFVVRSKRDQSRLSSLIRQSGMKRPPPVYIAYGGRIDTASQEPADEYDTILRVLEFDDELVRSQLIINHQIEKVILIKDRVQAEAVMIDSGPPRNVAACICFHDGKGKRGQGLRITNRAGTIGTAPTIPSGMRPRMQSDAARQLAMQKDNLKQLGLELRDLMAEEGQALQALQKAKQELEKHKKNMKALENDLRRTQADIEKAAEELDTFEGVDDRLDLLRSELSAKRTEETQLGNQYGSLKLSKRELGAKAEEAKKKLDAARDEQKDFQNRVSKSDTKIQSYNSMRRITVSKKNHEFEQVDMGRAALNRAESKRDEKAEQVQDFIRQAEEVAPGRVHIPDGEDHQSIEKKYEKIGEQLAQREARIGATDQEIYDRANEASIKYESVLRQTQDVDETIMLMKRAIEHRLHLWRQFQRQISARIRIQFNYLLSERGFRGKIDLDHRGRKVTIHIEPDETKKSSAGRNTKTLSGGEKSFSSICMLLSVWEAIGSPIRCLDEFDVFMDNVNRAISTNMLVDAARRSVSRQYILITPNAIEGRARLDKDVKIIRLTDPRQRTLV